The proteins below are encoded in one region of Gaiella occulta:
- a CDS encoding EamA family transporter has translation MPLPALLLALAAAFLHAFWNLLLARARDPESATAIALVTAVVAFAPVTAATWRLDARVWPFIAVTSVLQLIYFALLATAYRKAELSFVYPLARGLAPVLVLVVGGTALAQATSAAQVAGVFLVAAGVLLVRGLRRPSRSGGLAFALGIAACIAAYTLLDKHGIRYAAPITYLELSMIPATIGYAGTVLLVKGRARVRAELGFPAVLAGLATFAAYALVLAALERASAASVAAVRETSVVLATALAAPLLRERVTRSRLAGAALVAAGIALLAS, from the coding sequence GTGCCGCTCCCCGCTCTCCTGCTCGCGCTCGCCGCCGCGTTCCTGCACGCCTTCTGGAACCTGCTGCTCGCGCGCGCGCGCGACCCCGAGAGCGCGACGGCGATCGCGCTCGTCACGGCGGTCGTCGCGTTCGCGCCGGTGACGGCTGCGACGTGGCGTCTGGACGCGCGCGTGTGGCCGTTCATCGCCGTCACCTCCGTCCTCCAGCTCATCTACTTCGCGCTCCTCGCGACCGCCTACCGCAAGGCCGAGCTGTCGTTCGTCTACCCGCTCGCACGCGGCCTCGCGCCGGTGCTCGTGCTCGTCGTCGGCGGCACCGCGCTCGCTCAGGCGACCTCCGCCGCCCAGGTGGCCGGGGTCTTCCTCGTCGCCGCCGGTGTCCTCCTCGTGCGCGGCCTGCGCCGGCCCTCCCGCTCCGGGGGTCTCGCCTTCGCGCTCGGAATCGCGGCCTGCATCGCCGCCTACACCCTGCTCGACAAGCACGGCATCCGCTACGCCGCGCCGATCACCTACCTCGAGCTGAGCATGATCCCGGCGACGATCGGCTACGCCGGCACGGTGCTGCTCGTCAAGGGACGGGCGCGCGTCCGCGCCGAGCTCGGTTTCCCCGCCGTCCTCGCCGGTCTCGCCACGTTCGCCGCCTACGCTCTCGTGCTCGCCGCGCTCGAGCGCGCCTCGGCCGCCTCCGTCGCGGCCGTGCGCGAGACGAGCGTCGTGCTCGCGACCGCGCTCGCCGCTCCCCTCCTGCGCGAGCGCGTCACGCGCTCGCGCCTCGCCGGCGCGGCGCTCGTCGCCGCCGGGATCGCGCTCCTCGCCTCGTGA